A genomic window from Dermacentor silvarum isolate Dsil-2018 chromosome 9, BIME_Dsil_1.4, whole genome shotgun sequence includes:
- the LOC119463434 gene encoding protein enabled homolog isoform X1 produces the protein MQPEADTLMGTLAQQQIEYSYGDAQMSEAGSEVKPQTPPRELALEYQQTQTESDSQLEPSLPPQGCCSSEYPQIEARTEEELVAEAPQWQEVSYVKQDGTLEVMYVLNGAHAGTPEDSPQGEHYNSESEVKPRAPLLELPLEYKQMQTESDSQLEPSLPPQGGHSSEYPEIEAQTEEELVAEAPQWQEVSYVKQDGTLEVLYVQNGAQAGTPEGSPQGEHYNYSESEVKPRAPLLELPLEYKQMQTQSDSQLESSLPLHGGRSSERPQTEVQTEGELVADMPQWPSQELLLEYQQKQAQLESQLEPSLPPQGGHLSEYPQIEAQTEEELVAGVPQWQEVSCVKQDGVLEFLYEQNGTQAGTLQDPLQGEHYNYSETGPQEECSYEQPYWQSNTESGFAQLAPPEYSEMQPPIESHPAALLPQLEIPSEHPEMLPQAESGFDQQVPPQGHSFHYLQTQPEGEFQRAPLHETIQHSCTSMYQQAAAFSATSVPWAEGPLFTYPNMYQSPKSVSAPTIPSSEAHLFVHMHSQRESLPAVSVKPLGEPHFLQPTTRTQGEVMPSSVQLPCTAPMQPLLRQPMSTSTAPCLQLCSGLQQLQCWPTQLMYPVPSGQPPRQPVPSPPLTPLCTGLVAAPRSSALWPLPAMHCLTQQCSSHETSPGVTVLPGPDGPPTRPVSALTTFHLPSPALHPSLEVAPMPPLPTSPPPSKPPPPSMPPPPNSPPPDRPPSPPPSPPPNSRRRRRPPRLPTPPPPTPLRPFESPSSSLRQSKQREKSRSRSSSPSRSPHSKYPIWAPSHKRSSCTKYKGHKRSRKSSKSSRTTR, from the coding sequence ATGCAGCCAGAAGCGGACACACTGATGGGAACATTAGCGCAACAACAAATCGAATATTCATATGGAGATGCACAAATGTCAGAAGCTGGATCAGAGGTCAAGCCGCAAACTCCTCCACGAGAACTGGCCTTGGAATATCAACAAACGCAGACAGAATCAGATTCACAACTTGAACCATCATTGCCACCACAAGGCTGCTGTTCATCTGAGTATCCACAAATTGAAGCGCGGACGGAGGAAGAGCTTGTGGCAGAGGCGCCACAGTGGCAAGAAGTGTCATATGTAAAGCAAGATGGGACACTTGAAGTTATGTATGTACTAAATGGGGCACATGCTGGGACACCAGAAGATTCGCCTCAAGGAGAACATTACAATTCTGAATCGGAGGTCAAGCCGCGAGCTCCTCTGCTAGAACTGCCCTTGGAATATAAACAAATGCAGACAGAATCAGATTCACAACTTGAACCATCATTGCCACCACAAGGTGGCCATTCGTCTGAGTATCCGGAAATTGAAGCGCAGACGGAGGAAGAACTTGTGGCAGAGGCGCCACAGTGGCAAGAAGTTTCATATGTAAAGCAAGATGGGACACTTGAAGTTCTGTATGTACAAAATGGGGCACAAGCTGGGACACCAGAAGGTTCGCCTCAAGGAGAACATTACAATTATTCTGAATCGGAGGTCAAGCCGCGGGCTCCTCTGCTAGAACTGCCCTTGGAATATAAACAAATGCAGACACAATCAGATTCACAACTTGAATCATCATTGCCTCTACACGGCGGCCGTTCATCTGAGCGCCCACAAACTGAAGTGCAGACGGAGGGAGAACTTGTGGCAGATATGCCGCAGTGGCCTTCACAAGAACTGCTCTTGGAATATCAACAAAAGCAGGCACAATTAGAATCACAGCTTGAGCCGTCATTGCCACCACAAGGTGGCCATTTGTCTGAGTATCCACAAATTGAAGCGCAGACGGAGGAAGAACTTGTGGCAGGGGTGCCACAGTGGCAAGAAGTTTCATGTGTAAAGCAAGATGGGGTACTTGAATTTCTATATGAACAAAATGGGACACAAGCTGGGACACTACAAGATCCTCTTCAAGGAGAACATTACAATTATTCAGAAACGGGACCCCAAGAAGAATGTTCTTACGAACAACCATATTGGCAATCGAACACAGAATCGGGGTTTGCACAACTAGCTCCACCCGAATATTCAGAAATGCAACCTCCCATAGAATCGCACCCTGCTGCTTTACTGCCGCAACTAGAAATTCCATCTGAACATCCTGAAATGCTGCCACAAGCAGAGTCAGGCTTTGATCAACAAGTGCCACCTCAAGGACATTCATTTCACTATCTGCAAACACAGCCGGAAGGAGAGTTTCAACGAGCCCCGTTGCATGAAACAATTCAGCACAGTTGCACATCTATGTATCAGCAAGCTGCCGCGTTTTCTGCAACATCGGTACCTTGGGCAGAGGGACCACTGTTTACATATCCCAACATGTATCAGAGTCCAAAGTCAGTATCTGCTCCCACAATACCGTCCTCGGAAGCGCATTTATTTGTACACATGCATTCACAACGAGAATCGTTGCCTGCTGTGAGTGTGAAACCTTTAGGAGAACCTCACTTCCTACAGCCCACTACAAGGACACAAGGAGAGGTAATGCCATCGTCAGTACAACTTCCGTGTACAGCGCCAATGCAGCCTCTCCTCCGACAGCCAATGTCAACATCGACGGCCCCTTGTTTACAACTGTGCTCAGGACTGCAGCAACTACAATGTTGGCCTACGCAACTGATGTACCCTGTTCCATCAGGGCAACCACCGAGACAGCCCGTGCCATCACCACCGTTAACCCCACTTTGCACTGGACTTGTAGCTGCCCCTCGAAGTTCTGCACTCTGGCCGCTTCCTGCGATGCATTGCCTGACCCAGCAGTGTTCATCGCATGAAACTTCTCCGGGTGTGACTGTTTTACCAGGTCCAGATGGACCACCGACCAGACCGGTCTCCGCTTTGACGACCTTTCATTTACCATCGCCGGCTTTGCATCCATCACTTGAAGTAGCGCCTATGCCGCCGTTGCCGACTTCCCCGCCACCCAGCAAACCACCTCCACCGTCGATGCCTCCGCCGCCAAATTCGCCACCGCCTGACCGACCTCCGTCGCCGCCTCCATCACCGCCACCAAACTCCCGAAGGCGCAGAAGACCCCCCCGGCTGCCTACCCCTCCACCTCCGACGCCATTACGGCCCTTTGAGTCACCAAGTTCATCACTACGCCAGTCAAAGCAGCGTGAGAAAAGTCGCTCCAGGAGTTCTTCGCCCTCGCGTTCGCCACATTCCAAGTACCCGATATGGGCGCCGAGTCATAAGAGATCCTCCTGCACAAAATACAAGGGTCACAAGCGCTCGAGAAAGTCCTCCAAGAGTTCTAGAACCACCCGGTGA
- the LOC119463434 gene encoding arginine-glutamic acid dipeptide repeats protein isoform X2, producing the protein MTNHLSNNHPDIVDHISTNQSLAMAVRNMNLECIIPIFAERTENLQDPRLNRNFSEGRSQLQEHCLKPVRFGLCPQGNVDNNLQPEAYCNREWPLALVDIMECSGADDNSKAEHCLPTLRAHSDIPFLSPTFSPEPSSPEPECHSPDVKSENGSSSMLEHSSNHGGQAHPIAAEKESLGNSRPNSPSCEVGELSEPNPTGGTHLYERQNNQLANGTVLDIGHIRRTQYSSNTVISWQSRLDITFSSETGRSYPCEQNMWPGRIIPLNPVTEERLQDPRLAPTVFRSAFVGQFTFRQADFQSSQRECVAFAREFSDGKITRFSPADNRVADFADTSGRQSNGIAGATPAENHVQDSVHIKRESQEIGALEEKNKNEARPSQAQIEQWLAANQRLWGHCFIQSPEAPSEELQSAYSPSSVLSPLFSPDVLLSPSSPSSPIERQPPDSNKQAPAESELVLSEQKSQAHPPEQNCEPTPAGPEPSQALPQRCDSESIPHWPPAAYWSPLQPSWPHMSSAQRSLYVARTHPPTPFVAQSEGPLFAAEAPVTVQSAKPVGHSLPLLAPNGPAYPSVFQPTRQGLLQHPECYPAPPPFLPPSQEQVPLLTSVPHQPPEEHTFSFLPTQLQVRSAHLQPPAYYDPAPVAPPALQTLAVPQTLGTESSILTNAARSGHTDGNISATTNRIFIWRCTNVRSWIRGQAANSSTRTGLGISTNADRIRFTT; encoded by the coding sequence ATGACAAATCATTTGTCGAACAATCATCCTGACATTGTGGATCACATTTCGACTAACCAGAGTCTTGCTATGGCTGTGCGAAATATGAACCTTGAATGTATAATACCCATTTTTGCCGAAAGGACTGAGAACTTGCAAGACCCACGGCTCAACCGTAACTTCTCTGAAGGGCGCAGTCAACTCCAAGAACATTGTTTGAAACCGGTGCGTTTCGGTCTTTGTCCTCAAGGGAATGTGGACAACAATCTTCAACCAGAAGCATACTGTAATCGAGAATGGCCACTTGCGCTGGTCGACATTATGGAATGTTCCGGAGCAGATGACAATTCAAAAGCAGAACATTGTTTGCCTACGCTTCGTGCACACTCGGACATTCCATTTCTCTCGCCTACATTTTCACCAGAACCATCGTCACCTGAACCCGAGTGTCATTCGCCAGATGTAAAGTcagaaaatggcagtagctccatGCTCGAGCACAGTTCTAATCATGGAGGGCAGGCTCATCCTATTGCTGCAGAAAAGGAGTCGCTTGGAAACAGTCGCCCTAACTCGCCATCCTGCGAGGTTGGCGAGTTAAGCGAGCCCAATCCCACTGGTGGCACACACCTGTATGAGCGTCAAAATAATCAGCTCGCCAATGGCACTGTACTTGACATTGGACATATTCGCAGAACACAGTATAGTAGCAATACTGTCATCTCTTGGCAGAGTCGGCTCGATATCACCTTCTCTAGCGAGACAGGGCGAAGCTACCCATGCGAACAAAATATGTGGCCTGGGCGCATAATACCCCTTAATCCTGTGACTGAAGAGAGACTGCAAGACCCCCGACTTGCACCTACTGTGTTCCGCAGTGCTTTTGTTGGGCAGTTTACCTTTAGACAGGCTGACTTTCAAAGCAGTCAGCGTGAGTGCGTCGCCTTCGCCCGAGAGTTCAGTGATGGTAAAATCACTAGGTTTTCGCCAGCAGACAACAGAGTAGCTGATTTTGCCGACACCTCTGGCCGTCAGTCTAATGGAATTGCCGGTGCTACCCCTGCAGAAAACCACGTGCAAGATAGCGTTCATATCAAGCGTGAATCGCAAGAAATTGGCGCgctagaagaaaaaaacaagaacgaaGCCAGGCCCTCGCAGGCCCAAATTGAACAATGGTTAGCAGCGAACCAAAGGCTGTGGGGCCACTGTTTCATACAGTCGCCAGAGGCACCATCAGAGGAGCTGCAGTCAGCCTATTCTCCAAGCTCTGTGTTATCACCACTATTCTCGCCGGATGTCCTCTTGTCGCCCTCCTCACCGTCTTCTCCAATAGAAAGACAGCCGCCTGACAGCAACAAACAAGCACCAGCTGAAAGCGAGCTAGTGCTGTCTGAGCAGAAAAGTCAAGCACACCCTCCTGAGCAAAACTGTGAACCAACGCCAGCAGGACCAGAGCCGTCCCAAGCTCTCCCTCAAAGATGTGACTCCGAGAGCATCCCTCATTGGCCTCCGGCGGCCTACTGGTCTCCGCTGCAACCATCGTGGCCGCATATGTCGTCAGCACAAAGATCATTGTATGTGGCTAGAACTCATCCACCAACACCATTTGTGGCACAATCAGAGGGGCCTCTTTTTGCAGCAGAAGCTCCCGTAACAGTCCAATCAGCAAAACCTGTGGGGCACTCGCTGCCTTTGCTGGCACCGAACGGGCCAGCATACCCTTCAGTCTTCCAGCCAACTCGGCAAGGGCTACTACAGCACCCGGAGTGTTATCCAGCACCGCCTCCATTTTTGCCACCATCGCAAGAACAAGTGCCCCTTTTAACATCAGTGCCTCATCAGCCACCAGAAGAGCACACGTTTTCATTTCTGCCTACCCAGCTGCAAGTGCGTTCTGCGCATTTACAGCCACCGGCCTATTACGACCCTGCTCCGGTTGCGCCACCAGCATTACAGACACTAGCAGTGCCACAAACTCTAGGAACAGAAAGTAGTATACTCACAAATGCAGCCAGAAGCGGACACACTGATGGGAACATTAGCGCAACAACAAATCGAATATTCATATGGAGATGCACAAATGTCAGAAGCTGGATCAGAGGTCAAGCCGCAAACTCCTCCACGAGAACTGGCCTTGGAATATCAACAAACGCAGACAGAATCAGATTCACAACTTGA